A single region of the Pontimicrobium sp. SW4 genome encodes:
- a CDS encoding RNA polymerase sigma factor has protein sequence MKSNIEILIAGSIKNDERCKMELYDSYCDAMYNIACRYVKNNEDAKDVMQEGFLKAFLNIKSYKTEFSFGAWLKRIIINQSIDYLKKRKLELVNTEVEELQIIDTEDWNFSARITKDQIIKSVEQLSEKYKIVVKMYLFEGYDHEEISQILEIPIKTSRTHLRRGRIKLQELLKDKRYGTGY, from the coding sequence TAGAAATTCTTATTGCTGGAAGCATAAAAAATGATGAGAGATGTAAAATGGAACTCTATGATTCATATTGTGATGCGATGTATAACATAGCTTGTAGATATGTTAAAAATAATGAAGATGCAAAAGATGTAATGCAAGAAGGGTTCTTAAAAGCATTTTTGAATATAAAGAGTTATAAAACAGAGTTTAGTTTTGGTGCGTGGTTAAAGCGTATTATTATAAATCAGAGTATTGATTATTTGAAGAAAAGAAAACTGGAATTAGTTAATACTGAAGTTGAAGAATTACAAATTATTGATACAGAAGATTGGAATTTTAGTGCAAGAATTACAAAAGACCAAATAATTAAAAGTGTTGAGCAATTAAGCGAGAAGTATAAAATAGTAGTGAAGATGTATTTATTTGAAGGTTATGATCATGAAGAAATTTCTCAAATATTAGAGATACCAATAAAGACATCACGAACGCATTTACGACGAGGACGCATAAAACTACAAGAACTTTTAAAAGATAAGAGATATGGAACAGGATATTAG
- a CDS encoding MFS transporter, translating into MADSIKLGLKENWEQFTILVIVNAFVGGMVGLERSIFPQFAEIEFGVATTSAILSFIIAFGITKAIANYFTGRLANKFGRKNLLIFGWIIALPIPFILIYANHWNWVIFANILLGVSQGFTWSSTIVMKIDLVGEKNRGLAMGLNEFSGYFAVGVVAFFTGYIADVYGITPYPFYLGIGIAVLGLLSSIFLVKDTRVFMQKEHTTNKTEQLTNVFIETSFKNKTLSSITQAGLVNNLNDGMIWGLLPMVLLSLNYSTENIGIIAAIYPTVWGLGQLFTGKMADHYSKKAMLFWGMLLQGAAIIFIPYSTTFFELATISALLGLGTAIVYPTFLAAIADATSPNQRAESIGSFRLWRDLGYAIGAIISGITADIFGMDYAILLIGCITILSSLVIKIRMPSD; encoded by the coding sequence ATGGCAGATTCTATAAAACTGGGATTAAAAGAAAACTGGGAACAATTTACCATTCTAGTTATTGTTAATGCCTTTGTTGGTGGTATGGTTGGTTTGGAACGAAGTATATTTCCGCAGTTTGCAGAAATAGAATTTGGTGTAGCCACAACATCAGCTATTTTATCTTTTATAATCGCTTTCGGAATTACAAAAGCCATCGCGAATTATTTCACAGGACGTTTAGCAAACAAATTTGGACGCAAAAACTTATTGATTTTTGGTTGGATTATTGCTCTGCCTATTCCGTTTATTCTAATATATGCCAATCACTGGAATTGGGTGATTTTTGCTAATATTTTATTAGGTGTTAGCCAAGGTTTTACTTGGAGTAGTACTATCGTAATGAAAATAGATTTAGTTGGTGAAAAAAATCGTGGTTTAGCTATGGGACTTAACGAATTTTCTGGCTATTTTGCAGTTGGGGTCGTCGCTTTTTTTACTGGTTATATTGCCGATGTTTATGGTATTACACCTTATCCTTTTTATTTAGGAATTGGTATTGCAGTTCTTGGATTATTATCTTCTATTTTCTTGGTGAAAGACACCAGAGTATTTATGCAAAAAGAGCATACAACTAATAAGACAGAACAGCTAACGAATGTATTTATAGAAACCTCATTTAAGAATAAAACATTGAGTTCAATCACGCAAGCTGGATTGGTTAATAACTTAAATGATGGTATGATTTGGGGTTTATTACCAATGGTATTATTATCATTAAACTATTCTACAGAAAACATTGGCATTATTGCAGCTATTTACCCAACAGTTTGGGGATTGGGTCAATTATTCACAGGGAAAATGGCAGACCATTATTCTAAAAAAGCCATGTTGTTTTGGGGCATGTTATTGCAAGGTGCTGCCATTATTTTTATTCCATATAGTACTACATTTTTTGAATTAGCAACCATATCAGCGCTTTTAGGTTTGGGAACCGCTATTGTATATCCAACATTCTTAGCTGCTATTGCTGATGCAACTTCCCCAAACCAGCGAGCTGAAAGTATTGGTTCTTTTAGACTATGGCGTGACTTAGGCTATGCCATTGGTGCCATTATTTCTGGTATCACTGCTGATATTTTTGGTATGGACTATGCTATTTTACTTATTGGCTGCATCACTATTTTATCGTCATTAGTTATTAAAATTCGTATGCCTAGTGATTAA
- a CDS encoding MOSC domain-containing protein encodes MKIISTNIAKPEFVTINGKQQRTGIFKKPTSNPIYLDIEEVKGDEISNRKVHGGEYKACYLFSADNYAHWKNLYPQLDWYYGMLGENLTVEGLDETQLHVGDIYKVGNAFIQVTQPREPCTTFAAKMGALDIMQQFADHGKPGTYVRIIKQGNVTVGDTIELFEKAKNSISIADFFKLIFDREKNQEHLQLLVNNNYIPEKKRKELKRFLK; translated from the coding sequence TTGAAAATAATCTCCACCAATATAGCTAAACCAGAATTTGTAACCATAAACGGCAAACAGCAACGTACTGGTATTTTTAAAAAGCCAACCTCTAATCCTATTTACCTTGATATAGAAGAAGTAAAAGGCGACGAAATATCAAATAGAAAAGTACATGGTGGCGAATATAAAGCGTGTTATTTGTTTTCGGCAGATAATTATGCCCATTGGAAAAACTTATATCCACAATTAGATTGGTATTACGGTATGCTAGGTGAAAACCTAACTGTAGAAGGTTTGGATGAAACACAACTGCATGTTGGCGATATTTACAAAGTAGGTAATGCCTTTATACAAGTAACGCAACCTAGAGAACCTTGTACAACCTTTGCAGCCAAAATGGGCGCATTAGATATTATGCAACAATTTGCAGACCATGGTAAACCTGGAACTTATGTTCGAATTATAAAACAAGGAAATGTAACTGTTGGCGACACTATAGAGTTGTTTGAAAAAGCTAAAAATAGTATCTCTATTGCCGATTTCTTTAAACTTATTTTTGATAGAGAAAAAAATCAAGAGCATTTGCAATTATTAGTCAATAATAACTATATCCCAGAAAAGAAGCGTAAAGAATTAAAACGCTTTTTAAAATAA